The proteins below are encoded in one region of Candidatus Eisenbacteria bacterium:
- a CDS encoding fatty acid hydroxylase, with product MSKANYADLPINHSEEPIRLFKSDFLEFFTHIHPAVVLLLYVPVVVFFLARSYAECVSAGSLTPLWGGYVAGILVWSCSEYLLHRFLFHYEPSQAWLKRVWYLIHGVHHEQPQCKTRLVMPPILSVPLAFLFYGLFHLVVGMVLGAPTWTGPLFAGFITGYIMYDMTHYATHHLSMNWGFLRFLKRYHLLHHYKTPDVRFGISSPIWDFVFGTKPPKGS from the coding sequence ATGTCGAAAGCCAATTACGCGGATTTGCCCATCAACCACAGCGAGGAGCCGATCCGGCTCTTCAAGTCGGATTTTCTCGAGTTCTTCACCCACATCCACCCGGCCGTCGTGCTGCTCCTCTACGTCCCGGTCGTGGTCTTCTTCCTGGCCCGCTCGTACGCGGAGTGCGTCTCGGCGGGATCGCTGACGCCGCTCTGGGGCGGATACGTGGCGGGGATCCTCGTGTGGTCGTGCTCGGAATACCTTCTTCACCGCTTCCTCTTCCACTACGAGCCGAGCCAGGCGTGGCTGAAGCGGGTCTGGTACCTGATCCACGGCGTCCACCACGAGCAGCCGCAGTGCAAGACCAGGCTCGTGATGCCGCCGATCCTGAGCGTCCCGCTGGCGTTCCTCTTCTACGGGCTCTTCCACCTGGTGGTCGGCATGGTCCTCGGCGCTCCCACCTGGACCGGCCCGCTCTTCGCGGGCTTCATCACCGGGTACATCATGTACGACATGACCCACTACGCGACGCACCACCTCTCGATGAACTGGGGTTTTCTCAGGTTTCTGAAGCGCTACCACCTCCTCCACCACTACAAGACGCCGGACGTCCGGTTCGGCATCAGCTCTCCCATCTGGGATTTCGTCTTCGGCACGAAGCCGCCGAAGGGCTCCTGA
- a CDS encoding ATP-binding cassette domain-containing protein encodes MIEFQDVNYTIGDRLILSGVSFAVKRGETRVILGPSGSGKSTVLRLLMGLVQPDSGNIIVDGEDIAAVDEEQRRRIRRKMGVVFQQGALFDSMTVGENVGFSLLEQADADEEGVEGTVKHFLSLVGLEEYLIDRMPDELSGGMQRRVAIARALAARDPQILLYDEPTTGLDPQASERITDLIVQLRDTMGKTSIMVTHDIADAFKVGNRITMLHEGRVVFDGPAADLNRAQTPFITQFLAPFRKAVAAASAPVAGANRPAQAPPQFGGTS; translated from the coding sequence ATGATCGAATTTCAAGACGTGAACTATACGATCGGGGATCGGTTGATCCTCTCGGGCGTCAGCTTCGCGGTTAAGCGCGGCGAGACCCGCGTGATCCTGGGCCCGTCCGGCTCGGGCAAGAGCACGGTCCTGCGCCTTCTCATGGGCCTGGTCCAGCCGGACAGCGGCAACATCATCGTCGACGGCGAGGACATCGCCGCGGTGGACGAAGAGCAGCGCCGGCGAATCCGGCGGAAGATGGGGGTCGTCTTCCAGCAGGGTGCGCTTTTCGATTCAATGACCGTGGGAGAAAACGTGGGCTTCTCGCTCCTGGAACAAGCGGATGCGGACGAGGAAGGGGTCGAGGGAACGGTGAAGCACTTCCTCTCGCTCGTCGGTCTCGAAGAATACCTGATCGACCGGATGCCGGACGAGCTGTCCGGCGGGATGCAGCGGCGCGTGGCGATCGCCCGCGCGCTGGCCGCACGGGACCCGCAGATCCTTCTCTACGACGAGCCCACGACCGGGCTCGATCCTCAGGCCTCCGAGCGGATTACCGACCTGATCGTCCAGCTTCGCGACACCATGGGCAAGACGTCGATTATGGTGACGCACGATATTGCCGATGCATTCAAGGTGGGAAACCGAATCACCATGCTCCATGAGGGGCGGGTCGTCTTCGACGGGCCGGCGGCGGACCTCAATCGCGCCCAAACCCCCTTCATCACCCAATTCCTGGCCCCATTTCGGAAGGCGGTCGCGGCCGCCAGCGCGCCCGTGGCGGGCGCTAACCGCCCCGCCCAGGCTCCCCCACAGTTCGGAGGAACCTCGTGA
- a CDS encoding methyltransferase domain-containing protein has product MMMQEANVTFDGLIPEIYDKHLGAVLFEPYAADLVNRLKPRGPKDVLEVACGTGIVTRALLDGLRPKRLVATDLNQPMVDYARSKVGAAPGLEWRQADASALPFPDASFDAVVCQFGVMFVPDKLAAMKEARRVLRPGGVFAFNVWDKIEENDLGRTAHEVIARFFPVDPPQFYMIPFGFHDSALIRSMLGQAGFADVQIESVGMESRSPSAAHVAVGLVRGNPVVNAIQERGGVEVGTVIAAVEGALRGPYGDSPLKARMRAWVVIASPGGGRK; this is encoded by the coding sequence ATGATGATGCAGGAAGCGAACGTCACCTTTGACGGTTTGATCCCCGAGATCTACGACAAGCATCTGGGGGCGGTCCTGTTCGAGCCGTACGCGGCCGATCTCGTGAACCGGCTGAAGCCGCGCGGCCCGAAGGATGTGCTCGAGGTCGCATGCGGCACCGGGATCGTAACCCGGGCCCTCCTGGACGGGCTCAGGCCCAAGCGGCTCGTCGCGACGGACCTGAACCAGCCGATGGTCGACTATGCCCGCTCGAAGGTCGGAGCAGCGCCCGGACTGGAGTGGCGCCAGGCCGACGCGTCCGCGCTCCCATTCCCCGACGCTTCCTTCGACGCGGTCGTGTGCCAGTTCGGCGTCATGTTCGTCCCCGACAAGCTCGCGGCGATGAAGGAGGCGAGGCGGGTGCTCCGGCCGGGTGGGGTCTTCGCCTTCAACGTGTGGGACAAGATCGAGGAGAACGACCTGGGGCGGACCGCCCACGAGGTGATCGCCCGATTCTTCCCGGTCGACCCTCCCCAGTTTTACATGATTCCGTTTGGCTTCCACGATTCCGCGCTGATCCGGTCGATGCTCGGCCAGGCGGGATTCGCCGACGTCCAGATCGAGAGCGTCGGGATGGAGTCGAGGTCGCCATCGGCGGCGCATGTCGCCGTCGGGCTCGTCCGGGGAAACCCGGTGGTGAACGCCATCCAGGAGCGGGGTGGCGTCGAGGTGGGCACCGTGATCGCCGCGGTCGAGGGAGCACTCCGCGGCCCTTACGGCGATTCGCCCCTCAAGGCCAGGATGCGCGCGTGGGTGGTGATCGCCTCTCCGGGTGGCGGGAGAAAGTAG
- the hemH gene encoding ferrochelatase, producing MQFPSRHPGGRAGARDRFRRLFRRLAPGARRGTCRERVRRPHALGHRGHGAGAALRAERLHGIRRVSERAGGREAHLLAHRLKTGILLLNLGGPDRLESVRPFLLRLFKDREIIRLPGGRIGQAIIGRMIAYGRTKEVQENYRKIGGGSPIVAWSTLQGRGLADRLRARGHDVEYALAMRYWNPTTDDALQELEGKRVDRLLALTLYPHYSVASTGSSVGELHRAMKRRGTKLPLDIIDRWYDHPGYVEALVQRTRAALAGFPRGARPTILVSAHGLPKHFIDSGDLYCDHIEATMKAVLARFPEHPHVLAYQSRVGPVPWIGPSTDQVIDRLAEAGVKDVLVIPISFVSDHVETLYEVDLLYGDRARARGISNFRRIDSLNDFPPFLDALADLVEPRLA from the coding sequence GTGCAATTTCCATCTCGACATCCCGGCGGTCGAGCGGGCGCACGGGATCGATTTCGCCGCCTATTTCGCCGACTCGCTCCGGGCGCTCGACGAGGGACCTGCCGCGAACGGGTTCGTCGTCCGCACGCCCTCGGCCATCGAGGTCACGGAGCCGGGGCGGCTCTTCGTGCGGAACGTCTGCATGGAATTCGACGCGTATCTGAAAGGGCGGGAGGGCGAGAAGCCCATCTTCTCGCGCACCGTCTGAAAACCGGGATCCTCCTCTTGAACCTGGGCGGACCCGACCGCCTGGAGTCCGTCCGCCCGTTTCTCCTGCGCCTCTTCAAGGACCGGGAGATCATCCGCCTTCCCGGCGGCCGGATCGGCCAGGCCATCATCGGGCGAATGATCGCCTATGGCCGCACCAAAGAGGTCCAGGAGAACTACCGGAAGATCGGGGGCGGCTCCCCGATCGTGGCCTGGAGCACGCTCCAGGGCCGGGGGCTGGCGGACCGGCTTCGGGCGCGCGGGCACGACGTGGAGTACGCGCTCGCGATGCGCTACTGGAACCCTACGACCGACGACGCGCTCCAGGAGCTGGAGGGGAAGAGGGTCGATCGCCTCCTTGCGCTCACGCTCTACCCGCACTACTCGGTGGCGTCGACCGGCTCGAGCGTGGGCGAGCTCCACCGCGCGATGAAGCGGCGCGGGACGAAGCTCCCGCTGGACATCATCGACCGCTGGTACGACCACCCCGGATACGTCGAGGCGCTCGTGCAGCGCACGCGCGCCGCGCTCGCCGGCTTTCCACGCGGCGCGCGGCCGACGATCCTCGTGAGCGCCCACGGGCTCCCCAAACATTTCATCGACTCCGGCGATCTCTACTGCGATCACATTGAGGCGACGATGAAGGCGGTGCTGGCGCGCTTTCCGGAGCACCCGCACGTGCTCGCGTACCAGAGCCGCGTCGGCCCCGTTCCCTGGATCGGGCCTAGCACCGACCAGGTCATCGACCGGCTCGCCGAGGCCGGGGTGAAGGACGTGCTCGTGATCCCGATCAGCTTCGTGTCGGACCACGTCGAGACGCTCTACGAGGTGGACCTTCTATACGGCGACCGGGCGCGGGCGCGGGGCATCTCGAATTTCCGCCGCATCGATTCGCTGAACGACTTTCCGCCGTTCCTGGACGCGCTCGCCGATCTGGTCGAGCCCCGCCTCGCCTGA
- the hemG gene encoding protoporphyrinogen oxidase, with protein MRVAVVGAGLAGLAAAHFLRREAARRDIRLDLAVYEASARAGGRIRTVEDHGYRIECAANGVQGDDGAAARLVKDLGLAGERVKASPGAARRYLACRGSLHLLPTSPPALLSFGAISPRARLRVLAEPIVARRVAREETVLKFASRHVGEEAARALAGAAVRGIFAGDAAKLSLDSAFPLMREMERKHRSLFLAMSHAKKQLGGRGLWSLRAGMGGLVRALADSTEARLRLNAPVLSIERTDESQRAGDSQWTGEGKPPGWRIRLASGERTEADAVIVTTPPKAAAALFRQLEPEIARRLSTIESAGVAVVALAFLPQAFRSKPDGYGFLVAPGEDLEILGAVFESNLFPERAPKGRILVRAMMGGVDRPELLARTDAELVALAMKALDRTLGLAIGPERTWVIRQEESIPQYVLGHRSLVGSIASGLDALPGLYVTGNAYRGVSVGSVIEDAARVATRALS; from the coding sequence ATGCGGGTCGCCGTCGTCGGGGCCGGGCTCGCGGGCCTCGCCGCCGCCCACTTCCTTCGCCGGGAGGCGGCCCGACGCGACATCCGCCTCGACCTCGCCGTCTACGAAGCCTCGGCGCGGGCCGGAGGGCGGATTCGCACGGTCGAGGACCATGGCTATCGGATCGAGTGCGCCGCGAACGGTGTCCAGGGCGATGACGGCGCGGCGGCCCGGCTGGTGAAGGATCTGGGCCTCGCGGGAGAGCGGGTGAAGGCATCGCCCGGAGCCGCGCGCCGCTACCTAGCGTGCCGGGGCTCCCTCCATCTTCTTCCGACGTCCCCTCCCGCGCTCCTCTCGTTCGGGGCCATCTCGCCCCGCGCGAGGCTCCGCGTTCTCGCCGAGCCGATCGTGGCGCGCCGCGTCGCGAGGGAGGAAACCGTGCTGAAATTCGCTTCCCGCCACGTCGGGGAGGAGGCCGCGCGCGCGCTGGCCGGCGCGGCGGTGCGCGGAATCTTCGCGGGAGACGCGGCCAAGCTCTCGCTCGACTCGGCATTCCCGCTCATGCGAGAGATGGAACGGAAGCACCGCTCCCTTTTCCTCGCAATGTCGCACGCGAAGAAGCAGTTGGGCGGGCGGGGGCTCTGGAGCCTTCGGGCCGGAATGGGGGGTCTTGTCCGGGCACTCGCGGATTCCACTGAAGCGAGGCTCCGCCTGAACGCGCCGGTCCTCTCGATCGAGCGGACGGACGAGAGCCAGCGCGCAGGGGATAGCCAGTGGACAGGCGAAGGGAAGCCCCCTGGATGGCGCATCCGCCTCGCGAGCGGGGAGCGGACCGAGGCCGACGCGGTGATCGTCACCACTCCGCCCAAGGCGGCGGCCGCGCTCTTCCGGCAGCTCGAGCCCGAGATCGCGCGCCGCCTTTCGACGATCGAGTCGGCGGGCGTGGCGGTGGTCGCGCTCGCCTTCCTGCCCCAAGCGTTCCGCTCGAAACCGGACGGCTACGGGTTTCTGGTCGCGCCAGGAGAGGATCTCGAGATCCTTGGCGCGGTCTTCGAGTCGAATCTCTTTCCCGAGCGCGCCCCCAAGGGACGGATCCTCGTGCGGGCGATGATGGGCGGCGTCGACCGGCCCGAGCTTCTCGCCCGAACCGATGCCGAGCTGGTCGCGCTCGCGATGAAAGCCCTCGACCGGACGCTGGGCCTGGCGATCGGTCCGGAGCGGACGTGGGTGATCCGCCAAGAGGAGAGCATCCCCCAATACGTCCTGGGGCATCGCTCGCTTGTCGGCTCGATCGCGAGCGGGCTGGACGCGCTCCCCGGCCTGTACGTGACCGGAAACGCGTACCGCGGCGTCTCGGTCGGCTCGGTCATCGAGGACGCCGCGCGGGTCGCGACCCGCGCGCTCAGCTGA
- the queD gene encoding 6-carboxytetrahydropterin synthase QueD, which yields MRVRLARDFTFEAAHLLPKAPAGHKCRRLHGHSFRVEVQVEGEVDPETGWLLDFGDIKDSIEPLRLQLDHYYLNEIKGLENPTSENLCAWIWERLKPKLPLLARVTVHETCEARCEYEGK from the coding sequence ATGCGGGTCCGGCTGGCGCGCGATTTTACGTTCGAGGCGGCGCACCTCCTGCCCAAGGCGCCGGCGGGGCACAAGTGTCGCCGGCTCCATGGGCACTCGTTCCGCGTCGAGGTCCAGGTGGAAGGGGAGGTCGATCCCGAGACCGGCTGGCTGCTCGACTTCGGCGACATCAAGGACTCGATCGAGCCGTTGCGGCTTCAGCTCGACCACTACTACTTGAACGAGATCAAGGGCCTGGAGAACCCGACCTCCGAGAACCTCTGTGCCTGGATCTGGGAACGGTTGAAGCCAAAGCTCCCGCTACTCGCCCGGGTGACGGTCCACGAGACCTGCGAGGCGCGTTGCGAGTACGAGGGGAAATAG
- a CDS encoding ABC transporter permease, whose protein sequence is MGLLSAFVEWLRRTIQSVQEFTLFSIDVIRATFSPPFYGREMAQQLYFAGIGSLLIVVVSSVVAGQALALQLVRELAASGAKSQLGHFQVISVVRALGPILTGMVVAARMSAGITAEIGAMRSSDQIDALVAFGADPMKRLVVPRLVALLAALPALVIIADTLGVLGGGLVGTQYHLTWDTYMNGVLKYLTPKNLLVGMIKPFIFAIMIVIVACWKGFTSAGGAKGVGVSTTQSVVISSVGILVTDGICTRLIFKLLHW, encoded by the coding sequence ATGGGACTCCTCTCCGCGTTCGTGGAGTGGCTGCGGCGGACCATCCAATCCGTTCAGGAGTTCACCCTCTTCAGCATCGATGTCATCCGGGCCACCTTCTCCCCGCCGTTCTACGGCCGGGAGATGGCCCAGCAGCTCTATTTCGCGGGGATCGGCTCCCTTCTGATCGTCGTCGTTTCCTCGGTCGTCGCGGGTCAGGCGCTCGCGCTCCAGCTCGTTCGAGAGCTGGCGGCGTCGGGCGCGAAGAGCCAGCTCGGGCATTTTCAGGTGATCTCGGTGGTCCGGGCGCTGGGGCCGATCTTGACCGGGATGGTGGTCGCCGCGCGAATGTCGGCGGGGATCACGGCGGAGATCGGCGCGATGCGCTCGAGCGATCAGATCGACGCGCTGGTCGCCTTCGGCGCCGACCCGATGAAGCGGCTGGTCGTGCCGCGGCTCGTCGCGCTGCTCGCGGCCCTGCCGGCTCTCGTGATCATCGCGGACACCCTCGGCGTCCTCGGGGGCGGGCTGGTCGGCACGCAGTACCACCTGACGTGGGACACCTACATGAACGGCGTCCTCAAGTACTTGACCCCCAAGAACCTGCTGGTCGGCATGATCAAGCCGTTTATCTTCGCGATCATGATCGTGATCGTGGCATGCTGGAAGGGCTTCACCTCGGCGGGGGGCGCCAAGGGCGTAGGCGTCTCCACGACCCAGTCGGTTGTCATCTCGTCGGTGGGCATCCTGGTCACGGACGGGATCTGCACGCGGCTGATCTTCAAGCTACTCCATTGGTGA
- the hemN gene encoding oxygen-independent coproporphyrinogen III oxidase has protein sequence MKEARVLPKTSESESLHRRALGLFPGGVNSPVRAFQGVGGTPRVMVSARGAVMRDADGNQLLDYVLGWGPLLLGHAHADVVKAVERQAREGTLYGATTPLEIELADRVQRFYPAAERLRFVSSGTEAAMSALRLARAATKRNVFVKLDGCYHGHADPFLIRAGSGLATLGTPDSPGVPESTASDVRVGTFNDLASIQTHFDREGDSIAAVIVEPVVGNHGVIPPAADFLPGLRALCDRHGSILIFDEVMCGFRAARGGAAELYGVKPDLVALGKVIGGGLPAAAFGGRKELMKLVAPEGPVYQAGTYSGNPIAMAAGNAALQVLEADPGIFRRAEARTGLLAAGLREILQRRKLAGTVNSVGSMWTIFFGVGRVASMAAVRTADKGRYARFFHGMLERGIYLPPSAFESAFLSDAHTDDDIDRTLEAADEAMEGLVPPSVPQRDAHRGSDLDHAPGRAIPPRVPGGPRKAFVPRRLPHSGDMRRGDRAADRALRLRRGDHLPGHPRSPDRHGRPDRVRSGPAPGPSDPKSRGRSAAQVGGRRRGHAPHQEGDPGRARASTGTGAGDRLRRRSVHDGGLSHRRWRLARSRPHAQFPRPRSGGIRATLRDPLERDRRLPARADRGRGRRRHALRYPGRLAPSPRVRAHSCGRRRPRDPRASEGDPFDLLRARPFGGPARGAPPHHGGRGRARLPRIAGARAGDSRKLAGRPGKPGSGRAPGTGRGDRGPGRGDPARERRPPRLHLQPGPRHLPGHAGREREAPGRHGEALPVAGRRRRVSRSSAQITAALLAKYDRPGPRYTSYPTAIEFHEGFTPERYLEKLDEAARAAQEPLSLYVHLPFCRERCTFCGCNVIITQKAGVADAYLDDLEREIDLVGARLGKRTRVVQYHWGGGTPTYLTLDQIRRVWRATAARFTFEPNAEIAIEVDPRVTTRDQADLLRELGFNRISMGVQDFDPDVQEAVNRRQTFEQTRDLHLYLRELKIESINFDFIYGLPHQTPTTFRKTIELALDLRPDRVACYSYAFVPWIKAHQKAIHLEDLPPREVKLELFGIAHELFVGAGYQQIGMDHFALATDSLAVAARDRTLFRNFMGYTTHPASDTVGFGLSAIGDLGGAFSQNTKKLNRYRDALDQGRPPIERGFERSRDDEIRRGVIQSLMCNFHLDIPAVERAHGIDFAAYFADSLRALDEGPAANGFVVRTPSAIEVTEPGRLFVRNVCMEFDAYLKGREGEKPIFSRTV, from the coding sequence ATGAAGGAGGCGCGCGTCCTTCCCAAGACCTCGGAAAGCGAGTCGCTCCACCGCCGCGCGCTGGGCCTCTTCCCCGGCGGGGTCAACTCGCCGGTCCGCGCCTTCCAGGGCGTGGGCGGGACGCCGCGGGTGATGGTCTCCGCGCGCGGCGCCGTCATGCGGGACGCGGACGGCAACCAGCTGCTCGACTACGTGCTCGGATGGGGACCGTTACTCCTGGGGCACGCGCACGCCGACGTCGTCAAGGCGGTGGAGCGGCAAGCCCGCGAGGGAACGCTCTACGGGGCGACGACGCCCCTCGAGATCGAGCTTGCCGACCGCGTGCAGCGCTTCTATCCGGCGGCGGAACGGCTCCGGTTCGTTTCTTCCGGAACCGAGGCCGCCATGAGCGCGCTCCGCCTGGCGCGCGCCGCAACGAAGCGAAACGTCTTCGTCAAGCTCGACGGCTGCTATCACGGCCACGCCGATCCGTTCCTGATCCGCGCGGGATCGGGCCTCGCAACCCTGGGAACGCCCGATTCGCCCGGCGTTCCGGAATCGACCGCCTCCGACGTCCGCGTCGGCACGTTCAACGATCTCGCTTCGATCCAAACCCACTTCGACCGCGAAGGCGATTCGATCGCGGCGGTCATCGTGGAGCCGGTGGTCGGAAACCACGGCGTGATCCCGCCCGCGGCCGATTTCCTTCCCGGCCTTCGCGCGCTCTGCGACCGCCACGGCTCGATCCTGATCTTCGACGAGGTGATGTGCGGCTTTCGCGCGGCGCGGGGCGGCGCCGCGGAGCTCTACGGCGTGAAGCCGGACCTGGTGGCGCTCGGCAAGGTGATCGGCGGCGGGCTTCCGGCGGCGGCGTTCGGCGGCCGGAAGGAGCTCATGAAGCTCGTCGCGCCGGAGGGACCCGTCTACCAGGCCGGTACCTACTCGGGGAACCCGATCGCGATGGCCGCGGGGAACGCGGCGCTCCAGGTGCTGGAAGCCGATCCTGGAATCTTCCGCCGCGCCGAGGCGCGGACCGGCCTCCTCGCCGCGGGCCTCCGGGAAATCCTCCAGCGGCGCAAGCTCGCCGGTACCGTGAACTCCGTCGGCTCCATGTGGACCATTTTCTTCGGCGTCGGGCGCGTCGCCTCGATGGCCGCCGTGCGGACGGCCGACAAGGGACGTTACGCCCGGTTCTTCCACGGCATGCTCGAGCGGGGCATCTATCTGCCGCCGTCGGCTTTCGAGAGCGCGTTCCTCTCCGACGCCCACACCGACGACGATATCGACCGCACGCTGGAAGCGGCGGACGAGGCCATGGAGGGACTCGTTCCTCCGAGCGTGCCGCAGCGAGACGCTCACCGAGGCTCCGATCTGGATCATGCGCCAGGCCGGGCGATACCTCCCCGAGTACCGGGCGGTCCGCGAAAAGCATTCGTTCCTCGACGTCTGCCGCACTCCGGAGATATGCGCCGAGGTGACCGCGCAGCCGATCGAGCGCTTCGGCTTCGACGCGGCGATCATCTTCCAGGACATCCTCGTTCCCCTGATCGGCATGGGCGTCCCGATCGAGTTCGATCCGGGCCCGCGCCTGGGCCTTCAGATCCAAAATCGCGAGGACGTAGCGCGGCTCAAGTGGGAGGGCGCCGCCGCGGGCACGCCCCACATCAAGAAGGTGATCCGGGCCGCGCGCGAGCGTCTACAGGGACGGGTGCCGGTGATCGGCTTCGCCGGCGCTCCGTTCACGATGGCGGCCTATCTCATCGACGGTGGAGGCTCGCGCGATCTCGCCCGCACGCGCAGTTTCCTCGCCCACGATCCGGAGGGATTCGCGCGACTCTTAGAGATCCTCTCGAACGCGACCGTCGATTACCTGCGCGCGCAGATCGAGGCCGGGGTCGGCGCCGTCATGCTCTTCGATACCCAGGCCGGCTGGCTCCCTCCCCCCGAGTTCGCGCGCACAGCTGTGGCCGCCGCCGACCGCGTGATCCGCGCGCTTCCGAGGGAGACCCCTTCGATCTACTTCGCGCCCGCCCCTTCGGTGGGCCAGCTCGAGGCGCTCCGCCCCATCACGGCGGACGTGGTCGGGCTCGACTACCGCGTATCGCTGGCGCACGCGCGGGCGATTCTCGGAAACTCGCAGGCCGTCCAGGGAAACCTGGATCCGGCCGTGCTCCTGGGACCGGGCGAGGAGATCGTGGTCCAGGCCGAGGCGATCCTGCGCGAGAACGGCGGCCGCCCCGGCTTCATCTTCAACCTGGGCCACGGCATCTTCCCGGACACGCCGGTCGAGAACGTGAAGCTCCTGGTCGACACGGTGAAGCGCTACCGGTCGCCGGTCGGAGGCGTCGGGTGAGCCGGTCCTCCGCGCAGATCACCGCCGCGCTCCTCGCGAAGTACGATCGCCCTGGGCCGCGCTACACGTCCTATCCGACCGCGATCGAATTTCACGAGGGGTTCACGCCGGAGCGCTACCTCGAGAAGCTGGACGAGGCGGCGCGCGCCGCCCAGGAGCCGCTCTCGCTCTACGTGCACCTTCCCTTCTGCCGCGAGCGCTGCACCTTCTGCGGCTGCAACGTCATCATCACGCAAAAGGCGGGCGTGGCCGACGCCTACCTGGACGACCTGGAGCGCGAGATCGACCTGGTGGGCGCGCGCCTCGGGAAGCGGACCCGCGTGGTCCAGTACCACTGGGGCGGCGGCACGCCGACCTACCTGACTCTGGATCAGATACGCCGGGTCTGGCGCGCGACGGCCGCGCGATTCACGTTCGAGCCGAATGCTGAGATCGCGATCGAGGTCGATCCGCGCGTCACGACGCGGGACCAGGCCGACCTGCTCCGCGAGCTCGGGTTCAATCGGATCTCGATGGGCGTCCAGGACTTCGATCCCGACGTCCAGGAGGCGGTGAATCGCCGTCAGACATTCGAGCAAACGCGGGACCTTCACCTCTACCTCCGTGAGCTCAAGATCGAGTCGATCAATTTTGATTTCATCTACGGGCTGCCGCACCAGACGCCCACCACCTTCCGGAAGACGATCGAGCTGGCCCTGGACCTTCGTCCCGACCGGGTCGCGTGCTACTCGTACGCGTTCGTGCCGTGGATCAAGGCGCACCAGAAGGCGATCCACCTCGAGGATCTCCCGCCGCGCGAGGTCAAGCTGGAGCTCTTTGGGATCGCGCACGAGCTATTTGTCGGGGCCGGCTACCAGCAGATCGGCATGGACCATTTCGCGCTCGCGACGGATTCCTTGGCCGTCGCCGCGAGGGATCGCACGCTCTTCCGGAATTTCATGGGCTACACAACCCACCCCGCGTCGGACACCGTCGGCTTCGGCCTCTCCGCGATCGGCGACCTCGGGGGCGCGTTCTCGCAGAACACGAAGAAGCTGAACCGCTACAGGGACGCGCTCGACCAAGGCCGCCCGCCGATCGAGCGGGGCTTCGAGCGGAGCCGGGACGACGAGATACGCCGAGGCGTGATCCAGAGCCTCATGTGCAATTTCCATCTCGACATCCCGGCGGTCGAGCGGGCGCACGGGATCGATTTCGCCGCCTATTTCGCCGACTCGCTCCGGGCGCTCGACGAGGGACCTGCCGCGAACGGGTTCGTCGTCCGCACGCCCTCGGCCATCGAGGTCACGGAGCCGGGGCGGCTCTTCGTGCGGAACGTCTGCATGGAATTCGACGCGTATCTGAAAGGGCGGGAGGGCGAGAAGCCCATCTTCTCGCGCACCGTCTGA
- a CDS encoding 7-carboxy-7-deazaguanine synthase QueE: MERLPSFRVNEIFLSVQGEGLHVGERTVFVRFYGCPLHCVWCDQPEALTHTGVGRFEEMEPESVRGAVVGHPSTRRVCLTGGEPVIAPKASLLWLLRELKAAGYWISIETSGARVVEELFEWIDFWTVSPKGRSAETFDGDPVEQQVTRLRRFLSVPPEKRQFKFVIQDERDVEDAIAVLDALGYVGAVVLQPEHARGSGKALFESWPWDRYPGARLIPQTHKLSGLH, encoded by the coding sequence ATGGAGCGCCTCCCGTCATTCCGAGTGAACGAGATCTTCCTTTCCGTCCAGGGAGAGGGCCTTCACGTGGGCGAGCGAACCGTCTTCGTCCGGTTCTACGGCTGCCCCCTCCATTGCGTCTGGTGCGACCAGCCCGAGGCGCTCACCCACACCGGCGTGGGCCGCTTCGAGGAGATGGAGCCCGAGAGCGTGCGCGGAGCGGTCGTCGGGCACCCCTCGACGCGGCGCGTCTGTCTGACCGGCGGGGAACCGGTCATCGCGCCCAAGGCGTCGCTCCTATGGCTCCTACGGGAGCTCAAGGCGGCCGGATACTGGATCTCGATCGAGACGAGCGGGGCCCGCGTCGTCGAGGAGCTCTTCGAATGGATCGACTTCTGGACCGTATCGCCCAAGGGCCGAAGCGCCGAGACGTTCGACGGCGATCCCGTGGAGCAGCAGGTCACCCGGCTGCGGCGGTTCCTGAGCGTGCCTCCGGAGAAGAGGCAGTTCAAGTTCGTGATCCAGGATGAGCGCGATGTCGAGGACGCGATTGCGGTTCTGGACGCCCTGGGGTACGTCGGCGCCGTGGTGCTCCAGCCGGAGCACGCGCGCGGCAGCGGCAAGGCGCTCTTCGAATCGTGGCCGTGGGATCGCTATCCCGGGGCCAGGCTGATTCCTCAGACCCACAAGCTCTCGGGTCTCCACTGA